The following is a genomic window from Marinobacter sp. NP-4(2019).
CTGGGCCTGCGTATTGTAGGCGAGATTCACCGCGACGAAGCCTGCCGCGTCACGGAATACGTCAAAAACGCCGTCGTTCCGGTTGAGTGCCGCGGCAACTTCTCTGAAGACCCTGCCGGTCTGTGCTCCTTCGACGGTTCCCGCTTCCGCGACACCCTGAAGGACATCGCCGCCAACGCCGCACGGGCCAAGGTCAAGGAAGAAACCGATCGCGCCAAAGAAAAAGCCAGGGAAAAAGTTCAGGAAAAAATCGACGAGCAACTGGGCGAAGAAGGCAACAAGATCAAGGACGCAGTGAAGGGGCTGTTCAACTGATGAGTGACAGCTTCGCCCGGAATCTGCTCGAATGGTACGACGAACACGGCAGGCATGACCTGCCGTGGCACCACAACCGCACTCCCTATCGGGTGTGGGTGTCGGAGATCATGCTGCAGCAGACCCAGGTCGCCACCGTGATCCCCTATTTTCAAGCCTTCATGCAGCGCTTTCCGGACGTGCAGGCCCTGGCGAAGGCACCGGAGGATGACGTGCTCAGCCACTGGTCCGGCCTTGGCTATTACGCCCGCGCCCGTAACCTGCAGAAAGCCGCCAGAACCGTGGTGAACGACTTTGGCGGCGAGTTCCCCGCAGACCAGGAAAAACTGGAATCCCTCACCGGCATCGGACGCTCCACGGCGGCGGCCATCCTCGCCCAGGCCTTCGGCCAGCGGGCGACCATCCTTGATGGCAACGTCAAACGCGTGCTCGCCCGCTACCACGCCGTACCGGGCTGGCCCGGACAGACCCGGGTACTCAATACCCTGTGGGAACACGCCGAACAACACACCCCGGACACCCGGGTACGGGACTACACCCAGGCCATCATGGACCTCGGCGCCATGGTCTGTACCCGTTCGCGCCCCGCATGCGAATCATGCCCGCTGCAAAGCAGCTGCCTTGCCTACGAGAATAGCGAAGTCAGCCTCTACCCGGGCTCCAAACCCAAAAAGGCCAAACCGGAAAAAACCACCTGGATGGTCATCCTCGAAGACAACGAGGGCCGTATCATGCTGGAGAGGCGCCCTCCAAGCGGCATCTGGGGCGGACTGTGGAGTCTGCCTGAACTCGACCCGGCTTTCAGCCCCGATGAACTTCCAGAGGCCTGTGAACAGGCCTTTGGCTTTGACTGCAGTGACGCCGAACTGATTGGCGGCTTCCGCCACACGTTCAGCCACTACCACCTGCATATCCAGCCTGCGAGGCTTTCGGTAACCACCACCAGCGCCATCGCCGATAACGACAACCAGCGCTGGCTCTACCGGGACCAGGCCCTCACCCTGGGCCTGCCTGCGCCGATACGCACACTGCTGACCAACCCGGAACAGACTGCCCTGCTCTGAGCTCACACACTGACCCGCCGGGCCCCCGATCTGTTATCATCGACGCCAGTTATTCATACGGCCAATTCCAACAGGAGCAGACATGAGCCGCACCGTTTTCTGTCGCAAGTACCAGGAAGAACTGGAAGGACTCGATTTCCCACCCATGCCCGGCAAGAAAGGCCAGGAGATCTGGGAAACTGTCTCGAAGAAAGCCTGGGAAGAATGGCAGAACCAACAAACCATGCTGATCAACGAAAAACACCTGAGCCTGATGGACCCGAACACCCGCAAATACCTGCAGGCCCAGATGGAGCGCTTCTTCAACAACGAGCCCTTCGACAAGGCCGAAGGCTACGTACCGCCTGAAAAGTAACCCTTATTGATCAAAGGCTGAGCAATCCGCAAAAGAACCGGAAATTTTTCCCCCTCAGCCTTGACTCAAAACAGCGAAACCGGTTTAATAGCGCCCCGTTGCACAGCAGTAGCGCAACACGCCCGGATAGCTCAGTCGGTAGAGCAGGGGATTGAAAATCCCCGTGTCGGTGGTTCGATTCCGCCTCCGGGCACCAAGATTTCTAAGCCCTTGACGCTCAATGAGTTTCAGGGGTTTTTTGGTTATGGCCCTATCCACCTTTCCCCAAATTGGTACAGAAAGGTGGTACAGATGCCGATAATGACACAGCCCTGGAAACATCCCCGATCAGGGATTTACTACTTCCGCAGAGAAGTACCTCACGACATAAGACACATCATCGGTCGTAGGGAGTGGAAACGCTCACTCAAGACTCGCGACCTTGCTCTAGCTCGCCCTCGATTTGCCGCTGAACTCGCCCACTGCGAGGAAATGTTTACTGCCGCTCGCGCCCAGCTTGCGGGGCACACCAAAGTCCTTGCGTCAGATGCTCCCAAGCTCGCAGATCGCTGGGCAAAGCATGTAATGGAGGCATGGGAAAACGACGAACGTCTGCTGGATGACTTCATCGCTCACACCTCTACCGCCAGTACCTCCAGTAGTCTGGCTCTTTCAGGTGGCGAAACGGCTCCAGTAAGTGACTTCATTGATGGGGACGATTTCAGCGCAAGAGCAAGAGCTGTCATCGGCTTTATCAAAGAGACCCTGGAACACGAGCGACTGCCGCTCCCAGATGGTACAGACTTGGCATACAGCGCCCTGATCAACTCCTTCTTTGCCCGATGGAGTGATCTTTGCCGGATAGCTCATCGCCGCTCGACTGGTGACTGGAGAGCAGACCTCCCCCTGCCCAATGCTCAGAAACCGCTTACCTCTGAGAAAGAACAAGCCAAGGCTAAAGCCGCTGGGCCAAAGCTATCCTCGGTGCTGGACGCATGGGCCGAAGACAAGCGCCTCACAGATGGCGAGAATCGGAGCACTGCGAAAACCATAGCTGAATTTGCCACTGTCATTACTCGCTTTATTGAGCTGCATGGTGATTTGCCTGTCAGTGCGATCACTCGGGGGATGATCCAGGAATTCCGCAACTCGCTTGGCAAGATGCCGACTCGCGGCAAGGGCATGAAGGGATTGACGGCTCCTGAGCTTATCGCCAAAGCGGAGGCAGAAAACCTCCCGACGGCCAGCCTCGGCACTGTGAAAAAACAGCTCAGGGCTCTGTCTACAGTTCTGAACTTCGCCTATCGCCGCCTCGGAGCCATTCACGAAGACCCAGTGTCGGCCTCCG
Proteins encoded in this region:
- a CDS encoding site-specific integrase, with amino-acid sequence MPIMTQPWKHPRSGIYYFRREVPHDIRHIIGRREWKRSLKTRDLALARPRFAAELAHCEEMFTAARAQLAGHTKVLASDAPKLADRWAKHVMEAWENDERLLDDFIAHTSTASTSSSLALSGGETAPVSDFIDGDDFSARARAVIGFIKETLEHERLPLPDGTDLAYSALINSFFARWSDLCRIAHRRSTGDWRADLPLPNAQKPLTSEKEQAKAKAAGPKLSSVLDAWAEDKRLTDGENRSTAKTIAEFATVITRFIELHGDLPVSAITRGMIQEFRNSLGKMPTRGKGMKGLTAPELIAKAEAENLPTASLGTVKKQLRALSTVLNFAYRRLGAIHEDPVSASGIIRQLTKAAQRAPLRQDEEKAYTWSELMQIFTSPVFKGKWSPTRADYGEAFFWLPLLYIYTGARREEMAQLLVADVLQEEETGIWYLYVRNEEDQRLKTGSSRRKVPLHNDLIQLGFIDYASSLPQQGRLFPKLTVHPNQGYGHNFGKLWSKYLKEVVRLNSKASPNHGFRHAFKTLCRQAAIDEYVHDWITGHAAANVGATYGTNPLSRMKHELDKFPSIAKSAGLIP
- a CDS encoding oxidative damage protection protein, which gives rise to MSRTVFCRKYQEELEGLDFPPMPGKKGQEIWETVSKKAWEEWQNQQTMLINEKHLSLMDPNTRKYLQAQMERFFNNEPFDKAEGYVPPEK
- the mutY gene encoding A/G-specific adenine glycosylase; the encoded protein is MSDSFARNLLEWYDEHGRHDLPWHHNRTPYRVWVSEIMLQQTQVATVIPYFQAFMQRFPDVQALAKAPEDDVLSHWSGLGYYARARNLQKAARTVVNDFGGEFPADQEKLESLTGIGRSTAAAILAQAFGQRATILDGNVKRVLARYHAVPGWPGQTRVLNTLWEHAEQHTPDTRVRDYTQAIMDLGAMVCTRSRPACESCPLQSSCLAYENSEVSLYPGSKPKKAKPEKTTWMVILEDNEGRIMLERRPPSGIWGGLWSLPELDPAFSPDELPEACEQAFGFDCSDAELIGGFRHTFSHYHLHIQPARLSVTTTSAIADNDNQRWLYRDQALTLGLPAPIRTLLTNPEQTALL